In Phacochoerus africanus isolate WHEZ1 chromosome 1, ROS_Pafr_v1, whole genome shotgun sequence, the following are encoded in one genomic region:
- the LOC125134296 gene encoding putative protein FAM172B yields the protein MHLNYCVACAEVEWLPVTQELSFQKFIEQSDLVEELKYDFNEKSELRHTETQRPFVFNYYKNVLEKNSKRYQALGHLLEQYIYELLEKVCKLQKVYIPREADKEARSFFFMSERALTNHHSALLVLLQDHGVFRAGQWSQQAIIHHGLQHGSQIPCIQMALQAHYDVIVLNPNDNFVDLTTEKEWEVLLTQNVESSSRKMVQAESFLSPQQSLQCIPKRCSNTPEEHVAYIWDSFISKTEGKDVAFIVHGYGGLVFMDLLVRRKWEVMNKVYAVALIDSEHHVGHQLGSDIQLLAWIKHHCREWVTSPKPLDKPAATVLKKEFPMVSAGTEKHNLAPSSSLQSIFKYFRKALKAKEAINFSQVPIVTRSSTKRKQST from the exons ATGCATCTGAATTACTGTGTGGCCTGTGCTGAGGTGGAG TGGTTACCCGTGACTCAGGAATTGAGCTTCCAAAAATTTATTGAACAATCTGACTTAGTAGAGGAACTTAAATATGACTTTAATGAAAAATCTGAATTGAGACACACTGAGACACAGCGGCCTTTTGTGTTTAACTATTATAAAAATGTCCTGGAGAAGAATAGCAAGCGCTACCAGGCCCTTGGCCATTTGCTTGAACAATACATTTATGAACTTTTGGAGAAAGTGTGCAAATTACAAAAGGTATATATCCCACGAGAGGCTGATAAGGAAGCAAGAAGCTTCTTTTTCATGAGTGAGAGAGCATTAACAAATCATCATTCTGCTCTTCTTGTCCTTCTTCAAGACCATGGGGTCTTTAGAGCTGGTCAATGGAGTCAGCAGGCAATAATACACCATGGTCTCCAACATGGAAGTCAGATACCATGTATTCAAATGGCCTTGCAAGCACATTATGATGTAATTGTACTAAACCCCAATGACAATTTTGTGGACCTAACGACAGAAAAAGAGTGGGAAGTCCTTTTAACACAAAATGTTGAGTCCTCCTCCAGAAAAATGGTTCAGGCTGAGAGCTTTTTATCTCCCCAGCAGTCTCTCCAATGCATTCCAAAAAGATGCAGCAACACCCCTGAAGAACACGTGGCTTACATTTGGGATTCCTTCATTTCAAAGACTGAAGGCAAGGATGTTGCCTTCATTGTACATGGTTATGGAGGCTTGGTTTTTATGGACTTGCTTGTTCGTAGAAAGTGGGAAGTGATGAACAAAGTATATGCTGTTGCACTTATTGACTCTGAACATCATGTAGGACACCAGCTGGGGAGTGACATTCAGTTATTAGCATGGATAAAGCACCACTGCCGTGAATGGGTAACAAGCCCGAAGCCTTTGGATAAACCTGCAGCTACTGTTTTGAAAAAGGAGTTTCCTATGGTTTCTGCTGGTACAGAAAAACACAACTTAGCCCCTTCCTCTAGCCTTCAgtcaatttttaaatactttagaaAAGCTTTGAAAGCCAAAGAAGCTATTAATTTCTCTCAAGTGCCAATAGTCACTAGAAGCtccacaaaaagaaagcaaagtacTTAA